The genomic window GGTCTATTCTGGACTGGTAAACTGGGAGGGGGCATTGTAGTGGGATTTCTATGCTGCTAAgggattgtattgttgttttagcTATTGTTTTGTTTAATGGGGTGTTTATTGTAAACcgtcatgagccagcttggtctgaGAGTAgcagtcaagaaatcaaataaataatcagtatatgaggtggctggatggagtcactgaagcagtcggtgcaaacttaaatggactcgggggaatggtagaggacaggaaggcctggaggatcattgtccatggggtcgcgatgggtcggacacgacttcgcacctaacaacaacaacaaataaaactcaagagcctcttgtggtgcagagtagtaaggcagcagacatgcagtctgaaagctctgaacatgaggctgggagttcaatggtagaggacaggaaggcctggaggatcattgtccatggggtcgcgatgggtcggacacgacttcgcacctaacgaaCAACAACAATATCTTCTTCACTATCTTTTTATGCatattattttatattctatttttctctttcttcctctctttagcacagtttggcatagtggtggccgctaatctggagaactggggttgattccccactcctaccccacgtgcagccagctgggtagcctcgCAGGACAtgtgttgtagggaaaggaagggaaaagtgttaaTAAGCAGCCTTGATActcatgaggcctactgggtgaccttgagacagtcacagttcactcagaccAATCTAGCACACagcgtgtttgttgtggagagatgaagggcagggcaattgtcagccactcgGAGACTCTTCTCCTTCACTCAGCATGCTCTGAGCTTCCTGGTACCAAATCCTTCAGCCTGCAGGTTGAGATCTGCGAGGGTTGCAGGGAAATGATGTCCCACCCCATTCTCGCCCAGGCCCCGCCTCGAAGGATACAGCCGGAGCCTTTCTTCTCTGAGcagtcatttttattttgcctggGCTAGAAAACTCCTTATGATACAGTTTACATCTCAAAGCAGTGGCTGGTGGGAAGCTAAAGGGCAACACGCAGGGGAAAGCACAGAGTACATGGTGGGTGAGTGCTGGAGGGAGGTGTGGGAAGATGGAGGGGTGCTACAGACAGACAAGAAATAGGATTACATTTAAAAATCCCccgactgcctcccccccccactctccctctTAACAATGCATAGATTAAAGCAGTGAACTAACTTACTCTTCCTTCGCGGAATTGCAATAAAAGTATATAAAGATCAGTGTAGAttcctctgtgtatgtgtgtctgtgaaATAAAGCTATTTCTTCGGTGTCTGGAATTCCCTGGGGAAAATCTACAGTGTGAGTGAGTCGGAGAGCCCTTTGGGTGGAGTAAAATAAATGTTAAGGGAAGCCAAAGACACTGGGAAGAGATGATATCAAGGGTCACAGGGGAGGGCCTCTGCAGAGAAAGCTATGAGGACATCACAAGGGGGCCGTGGGCCCTTtgagggaaagaagaaggaaCAAAGTGGCCGTCTCTCCATTGAAGCAGtcccattttgggggtgggggcagggacctGCGACCTCTTGCGGCAAGACCGGAAGTTTTGAAGTGGAGGGGATGGAAAAGGAACGGGGACTGGGGTAGCTTGCCTGGTGTGGACTCTTTCCCTGAGCTTCTCCTTTTTAAAGCCATGAAATGTCTTGTGGGTCAGTTAAGTCTGCACAGAACAAGCAGAAATGCCAGTGGTACTCGGTAATGGGTGCGCCCGCCAAGGGCCCCCTGCCATCTTCGGTCCCTCGGTGCCACCTTCAGTTCCAGACTTTCAGGAAGCTGTCCCAGGATCCCGTTGCAATCGCCATGCCGTCTGCGGTGACCCCCAAGCAGCTCACTCGGTTGTCGTGGCCAGACAGGATTCCTGAGTAAGGAGAGGAAAAGGGGCTAGCTATTTCCTTAAAGAACCCCAGTCGTCAAAGAAGCAAGTACAATAATGTGTCAGCCTTTTGGAGTCTGTAGGAACCTTTGGGATTGGGCCATCGTGGGGCGAGTGcaaccgcaaaatggctgccgcaggagatggtgccagccacaaaatggctgccacaggaggtggtgccagccacaaaatggctgccacaggaggtggagctaacCATAAAACAACAAGGAGTGAGGTTACACATCATTATAGCTTTTCAACGCAGCAGGTAAAAGCTCTGTTTAACGGGAtgcctcttagaagaagaagagctgggtttttgtactccccaaaggagtctcagaatggcttacaaacaccttaccATTCCTTTCCatgcaatagacaccctgtggggtaggtgaggctgagagagcttgcaGATAACTGTGATTTTCCCCCATCGGGGCCCTAAAGTGGCTTAATTTGCATTTGTGAAACCGCCTCTCTCAGTATACCTCCAGGAGGgagctgccctcccaaaatgggacCTTGCTAGTAGTCCCAGGCTGAAGGTAGGTGTATCTGTTCACGACCAGGATCAGGGCTTCCAAAACCGGGCAAGATTGCGCCAGCTTGGGCcttccaggtcaaggccaagcTGTACCTTCCTCAACAGAGGCTTTCTGAAGTCAGCCTTGGCTGCCTTCCTACAGCCGAGAAAGGCGTTGTGGGCCTTCCCTCACTCACCCACACGCTCCGCTTTGAGAGTGTCCCAGATGTTGCAGTTGAAGTCGTCATAGCCGGCCATCAGGAGGCGCCCGCTGCGGGAGAACGAGACGGAGGTGATGCCGCAGATGATGCTCTCGTGCGAGTACACCAGGAGCTGCTGGTCCGCTCGGATGTCGAACAGGCGGCAAGTGGCGTCGTCCGAGCCGGTGCAGATGGCGTCTCCGTTGGGGAAGAACTGAGCGGAATCAGATGGAAACGGTCACCTCGTGccctcctctgccccctgccCGCAACCATTTTGGGCCTGGAGTTTATGTCTGGGCTTGAGTGGCGGTCAAGGGAAGTGGGGTCAAGGCACAGTTAACAACGGCAACACCACAGGGCTTCCAAGGGAAGAGATGAACAGGGTGGTTGGCTATGGCCTACCTCTGGGcagtgaccctggatttccttggtggtctcccatcctagtagTGACCCAAGCTGACCCCACTTAGCTCCTGATGGCcttgagtcccccccccaaattatataTTACACTCTAGACCAGGAttcctcaaccaggggtttgtgagaccctggggtttcccagTAGCTCTGGAAGGGTCTCCCAAGTTGGTGGGAgtttattttaacatatttttgagatttgttaaacatttatcaggcaatatggctgtatatggtcatattgacctgctccccctccccaaatggccaatgatggacctggagagggtgggaaggtggccatgtacacagctctgcttcccaaccatagtctgcccgattgcaccactcctggggtttctaaaagcctgaagaatgtttcaggggtttcttaatcatcaaaaagttgagaatggctgccttgGACAATGATTTTATAGGGGAGCCTGCCCTTTAAATGGCCTTTCAAACACAATGCACCAAATCCACATTCAACAACGTGTCCTCATCCCATCCCACCACCTCAGCAGATAAATCCAAGCAGGGCAGCCAGATTCAGTACACTGTGCTGATTGCAACCTGCATTGGGGCGGGGTCCCTTCAGAACCAGGGGTCCTGGGCCTCCGCCTCCAAGTTCTGGCCCCACACAACCACCCTCAGCCCCCCGGAGATGCGTACATTGATGGCATTGATATCCGACTCGTGCCCGATGAGGGTCTGGCGGCAAGCTCCGTCCCGGATGTCCCACAGCTTGGCGGTGGCATCGCAGGCTCCGGAGATGAACAGGTTGCAGTCTGGAGAGACAGCCAGGCTCATGCAGTCCCCGGTGTGACCGATGAAGGTGGTCTTCTGCATGCCCGTCTCAATGTCCCAGAGGATACTGCAGGGCACAGGCAGGAGGTCAATCGgacatggcagccatcttggggcaTCGCTCACAGCTggccccatcatcatcatcatcatcatcatcatcatcatcatcatcatcatcatcatcatcatcatcatttaggcagatggcgagtgggtgggcagaagggattgtgtctgagcttggcttttgtggcccttccttgcatgcccagggaaatgccgatcgccactttggaggccagacttcaagccagactggccagggattctgttttttttggggggggggcatcatctgggcatggaattggggtcactgtgggtgggcaggtagttgcgaatttcctgcatcctgcagggggttgtactagatgaccctggaggtcccttccaactctatggtttcattattgttattttaattcattgatactccatctttctccccaaggagCCCCCAAAGTGGCTCAATTTACATTTGACCTCCCAAAGAGAGATGCGTTCCGCAAATGGGATGTTGCTAGTAGACCTAGGCTGAAGGCAGATGCACCTAGaccaggatcagggccttttctgctCTGGCCTCGATCTGGTGGAACTTGTTTCTGATTGAGCTCAGGGCCCAGCAGAACTCGTTTCAGTTTCACATGGCCTGTAAAGCAAAGCTGTTTGGTTGGCTAAAGGAGTTGAAACTCCCCTTACTACCCCTGCGGCTGTCCccgctcccttcctttccttaatTGGAGTTGCTAGCCCGATAGCTTGAGAGCCATCTGAGAAGTGGACTGTTAGAATTAGATTTTAGATGTCATACAGTTTTCAATTCCAAACAACCACATTCCAGTGATAGTGAaaattagtaaattagtaaattTTCACTATAAATCAGCCATAGCCCCAGTGGAACTGCTCTGCCTTACGGGCCCTGCAGAACGGCTTAaggccccgcagggccctgatccccttGTGCAGAGCGTTCCACTGGTTCGAGGCCAGTTGGATTTCTATGTTGCTCCTAGTGGAACAGATCTcatacaagagagagagagagactcaccaTGTGGTGTCCCCAGAGCTGGTCACAATGGTGTTGTCATCCAGGAATCGGCAGCAAGAAAGATAACctgcagggaaggaagaagagggctGAGGCTGGGAACTAGGCTTCCGAAGGAGGCAAGGGGCAGCTGACTCACGGATGAGCTTTTTCACAGTGCAAACTTCAAATTTCAGCAGAGACTCTGGGGCAGATTATAATCAGGCCGTTTTGTGCTGTGTTGCCATGGGCGATCCATTGACTGATCTTTTGGGGAAACTATTGAGAGCCCATGCGGGGCAGCGACTGGACTGTCAGATTCAGATCTCCTCGGAGGCACAAGTTCAGATCACCGCTTTTCcatagaagcttgttgggtgacggTGGGCCAATCATACCCTCTTAGGCTCACCAACCTCGCAGTGTCGGTGTGagaataaaaatggaggagaagagaattatTGGCCCACCGAGGCAGGATATAATGGAGTTGAACAAATATTGGATGGTTCTGGTTGTTTCGTTACTTCCTCCGCCCTCCCCAAAATCGGCAGTCTGCCATGAACACAGAAATGATATGCAGATTTCTTAAGCGAAGAAATTTCCCCCATGCTTTCAAGAATATCTTCCTAATACTAAGGACTATGAATTTGCTTATTGTTTACAAGGGAAAATGAGAAGTCTGCAGATGGTTCAGGTAcagaggcaagaagaagaagagcagttttttgtaccctgcattttACTACAAGACGCGGCTAGAAATTgccttttcctcctctcctcacaactgacaccctgtgaggtaggtgaagctaaaaaaacctgactggcccaaggtcacccagcaggcctcatgtgtctcaaagggggtaagaatcactttcccttcctctccacacaaaggCACCTtttgaggtagttggggctgagagagctctgagaactggtccaaggccacccagcagacttcatatgtctcagagcagctgccagtcacctttccttcctttccccacaacagacaccctgtgaggtagctggggctgagagagctctgagagaactgggactggtccaaggccacccagcagacttcatatgtctcaaagcagttgccagtctccttcccttcctctccccacaacaggcaccttgtgaggtaggtgaggcttagagagctctgagagaactgtgaccaggacaaggtcccccagcaggctgcatgtggaggacgactggggcatcaaacccgcctctccagattagaggccgacaTTCACCACTAGAGACCAAACTGGTGCAGTGAAGTTCACTGACCTGAGTGGGCCGAGAGCTCCCGGCTGACTTTCACAGTCCCTTCGCGACTCTTGAGGCTGTAGATGGAGCACACGTTGTCGAGACCTCCGCAGGCCACGAAATTCCCAGATGGGGCGTAGGCACAGGTCATGACCCAGGAGGAGCGGAGGGGGATGGCGTGGACCTGGGGCGAGAGGAGAGCGGACCAATCCAGAGTGAGGACCTTGTGGCTAGAGATGCCTACTCTGGGGCagggaaattcttgaagattaGGCGGCGGGGTAAGGTTGACAGgtccgggttgggaaatttgtGAAGGTTTTGGAGGGGCGGCCcaagtaggcttgccaacctccaggtgggagcagggAAGAGGACTTGTCAGACTTGCAGGAAGCAAGCAATCAAGGAAGCTGACAAACAGGCTCCACGAATAAAGTCAATGCACAACATTTTCTTTTGTTCCAAAAATCAAGCATGCCAGAATGCAGACTGGTTATTAAGcgttttcaaatgtattttcgTCTTCATACAGGACTGGTATTAGTGACAATCTTAACTGTAGTTCAAGAGAAAATTCTTCAATAATCGATTAGTAGACTTCTGCCACACTTGCTTGTCTCCCAAACTACTTGGAAcaggattattgttgttgttgttgttaatagaATTTGCTCTTGAACTATGGTTTTAAGATTGTTACTAATACTGGTCCTGTATGAAGACGGAAAATTTTCTTTGTAATATTTCTAGTTGTCTTGCCACTGAAGAAAGTACTTTTGTTTGCTGACCTTGCTTGTGCAGCCCGCTTgtcggcctccaggtggggcctgaagatctccctctATGACAAGCAATCTTCTGGcaacagctcccctggagaaaatggctgcttgggagggtggactcttaggCACctgctccccaaaccttgccttccccaggcttcaccctcaaaatctccaggcctTCTCCagtacagagctggcaaccctgagccCAGGGAGGGTACCCACCTGTTTCCTTCCTGGTGTCCCTTTGCTTCTTcccgaaagccccccccccccttttcacaaTGCAAAGAACCAAGAAGTCCTGGCTCAAGtctaccactgaagaagaagaagagttggttcttatatgccgcttttccctacccgaaggaggctcaaagcggcttacagtcgccttcccattggGCTGGCTCCTGCCCCCATTTTCCATCCCCTCTGCTCACAGCGGAGCGGTGGGAATGAAATCATGACACCAAGTTACTGTGGGTatgcagaacagaacaaaaaGTCTCCACCTGTTGGCAGAAGACAACAGTAGAGGGAGACAGACGAATCTCCCTGCGGAGGAAGTTCCAAAGTTCCGGTGACAGCACCAAGAAAGCTCTGCTTTGGTCCCacgactgaaaaggctctgtctAGCGTCAGCTGGCTGGGGACCTCCAAAGATTATGGGAATGGGTAGGTTCCTATAGGAGAAGGTGAGCCTTCAGGTAGAGTAGCCCCAAGCACCATGGGGCGTGAAAGGTCAGTACCAACTTAgaaccatctagagcaggggtagtcaaactgcggccctccagttgtccatgggctacaattcccataagcccatgccagggttcatgggaatggtagtccatggacatctggagggccgcagtttgacttctcCTGATCTAGCATTTCACAGAATTCAGTATTTATCTTTGGTTCCTGGGCAGCGATTTTGTGACCGGTCTCCTCGAGGGCCTAATATTTAACAGCACTGATACAATGTTCAACTAGGGATTGTAAGGTGGTAAAAGGAATTCCAAGAAGAGGCTCCGGCTTGCATAAGATGTCTTGAGATACCTCTCTCTAGGTTCTGCCCCCCAatgcaaaatatttcttttccGAAGTTCCGTGCCTAGTACTGTCCTCTCTTAGTgtgagtgcattctcatgtgtctgCATGATGCGGTACAGTCCCTAGTGAACAGCGTATCCATGCATGTAAAtatctgaccactgaggaaaaccccaAGAGGGGTGGAACACATTTGGTCCTTTTGAATTAGGTCAAttcatccatgtgtcaatatgcaCGGGACCTGTGAATTCGTGTATGATTAATGCGGATGTTTTTCAAGTCTTAACCGTGCACAGGGATaacaataaatatttgcattttaacataCCGGAAGCAAACCTTGAATGGCATTAAAAGAACAACGAGACTTACAGCAAGTAACCTTCACAACAGAAAAATCTACCATTGGAGCAGGTACAATGATATAAGTACAGGTCTAATCACAACAAGACAGTCTAGAAACCTTTACCATTTAGACCTAAGCAATGTTAACCGTTGATCAAAACTCCACAACCTGTTCAGTAATTCCAAGGGACTTGTCAGCCGACAAAAGGCTCATTGACTTGCCCTCAGGTACATTAACAAAGGTAGAATCAGTCGTTGGCAAAGTTCATCATAATTAATACAATGTAAAATTATTCGATAAAGTGCATCTGGTTCACTATGATAGGAGAGGGCAAACTCTTCCATCGTGAGGAGCACCCTGCATTTTAACGTGGAGCATATTTTGCTTCTCAGCCACTAAGGTTCCTAGCTTGTAGACACAGGTTGAGATATTTCGCCCCCTCGTTTGCTGTTCTCCtccagggctgcagtttggccctctgcccacccccagaaGCATCCCTAATCATTTCAATGCGGTGGGGAATGCCTGGCTTACCTTGTTGGTTGTGTATGTGTCCCACACAATGAGTTTCCCATCTTGGGAGGCACTGACCAGGAGCCTGAGGGAAAAGGCCAGAGCTGCGTTAGCATGGCCTCATGGAAGGATAGATACCTCTCAAAGCAGAACACCCTGcctcatccctccccccacagacacacacacacacacacacactgccatcccTCTGGGATGATCACCCCTGGTGTTTCTGCCTACAGGTTTGTCACCCCATAGCATTTTCCTGCCTCCATAAAGTGGAAAGGtagattcttttttccccttccctttcagtGCACTCCTGTGATTTAGAATCTTGGATCCACCCATTCttatcttaaccattagtggctatAATATTGTGTTAGAGCCTCTACGGgctttcgaaagctcatgccttgaataaatctttgttggtcttaaaggtgctattggactctatttttgtcctCCCCCACCATGATTTTACTGCCACCTAGTGGGAGTGTACGGAAGGCACTAGACGCCAGCCTAATTGAAAATCCCCAGGCGCCAgccaaagaagaaaagggaagcaaCTGTGTACTTGGAATCTGTGGCCCAGTGACAGGCGTAGATCTTGGCCAGGTGCCCACGCAGGGTCCGCCGTGTGCGCATCTGTATGCGCCCAATCACATCTACCCCAGAGCAAAGctgcaaaaagagaaaaggattTAGTTAGCTCCAAGGAAGAATGATTTGAggaaaggtttctttctttctttctttctttctttctttctttctttctttctttctttctttctttctttctttctttctttctttctttctttctttctttcttctcagcATTGTGTAGCAGTTGTGCTATTTcgatgctggactaaatgactgtaaataaacacACCTAACCTATGTGCTTCTAACCAGTGGGTAaaagcagtggattctaatctggagaattaaggttgattctccactccaccacatgcagccagctgggtgactctgggctaatcacagttcactcagagctcctTTTGTttatcagttctcttagagctctctcagccttacctacctcacagggtgtctgttgtggggagaggaagggaaaggtgtttgtaagccttcAGAACTCCTttgtgaaaagcagagcataaaaagtcagctcttttctttctttcacatccCCCTCTCTTGTGAGTTATGCCAGATGTGTTTTTCCATGTGATCTCTTGTCACATGAACtcatgaacctgccttatactgaatcaaccCCCTGTtccatcagggttgccaactttggggtggggaatacctggagattttaagggATGGACACTGGGGTGGGCAGGATTTCGGAAGAAGGACCTTGGTGTAAAGGTCACTTTTCCAAGTGGCAATTGCCTCCAGGTGAACTAATTTTGTtcctctggagatcaattgtgatagcaagagacctccagggcccacctggaaattggcaaccctatcagtaTTGCCTCCTACTTGGTCTTTGCaaatggagatgttggggattgaacctgggaccttctgcatgctaaacagAGGCCCTTCCATGGAGCCACGGCCTCCTCCTCACAAGGTATGAAGGGACCATCCTCTACCAATCCCTTTTACCTGAGCAAATGTAGTGTCGGCAACAGCTTTCCGAGCTTcctgtaaagaaagaaagagaaacagactAAGCGGCAGTTAAATGGTAGGAAGAGGAATGGAGGCTTCCTGCAATTTGGCGGCAAACTGGGTCCAAAAATCCCCTGTCCTCTGATCAGCCTTAACTCTCCTCCCCAATATCTTTGTCTCAGTCAGGGACAGATCCTTCCTGCAAGGTGCTGCATACATGACATGCCAGGAGGGGACAGGTTTTTCCCTTTTTAGCCTCACCACCCCCTTGTAAGGTAGGCCACGTCAAAATACTATAAGTGGTCCCAAATCACCCAAAAAGCTTCAAAACTGGGATTAGTTAAATAGTATTAATTAGTGAGTCGATGGTAAATGTTATGTTTTAGAATGTTATATTTTACTTTCAATAAATGAAactgttttatacattttaaccATGTTGCAAACCGCCTCGAGTCCCTTAAGAGagagaggcagtataaaaatccaataagcAAATGCTAAGAGAGAGTGCACACAAAAGACAGTTGAACATCCTTGAAAGAAAAGCAAACCAAGATACGTATTAAATCAAAGCTCCTGTCCAGGAGCACCCTTATGACCCACAAAGTGTAATTCCGGGCGCAAGCGTTTGTATTCATGTGTTTGTTCTTTGATGTGTAACATAATGAACTAACATCTTATGCAAATAGGTGCAGACAGGTAGgcctgaaacaacagaacaaaggcTGAATCCAGTGGAACCTTAAAGAACAACGGCAGTGTAATTCTGGGCATAACCTTTCCTGCGTGTGCATTTTGTTTTTAGATGTGTTGCATAATGATCTCGCTTCTTATGCAAATAGATGTGTAGCCCTTTGGGTCTGAATCAACAGCACAAAGGTCGAGTTCAGGTGCACCTTTAAGCTTTATTCTGGgcaacacacaaacatacacacagacCTCTTCAACCTTATTAGCTTGCAAAGCCTAGTTTGCTGATGTCTGGTACCACAGGAGTGGGATCCTGCTCTCCTCTCCATGCTGGTCCCCTGAGCGTAAAGAACCCCCCATGGGATGTCATGTGCTCAACTTTGGAGCTGCCTGCCTAGACTCCTCCACCTGCCGCTCCAAAGCTATGCAAACAACTTCTCACTGGGAGGCTCAGGAAGAGGTCTGGGGGGATCAGGAGCCCCCTCCTCTACTCAGCAAAATCAGCTTCTCAGGTTTTGAAAGGGACATTCTCAGAGCTGCCATGTGACTCTGGTTGAACCCAGAGCCAGCTTGCAAAGCCCTTAGTCATCCCTGGAAGCCATTGCTCACCCCCCTTGATTTCAATGGCTGCTACTCCATCCTCCTGGGTGGTGGTTTTGCAAACGGAGCAAACATGGCGGCTCCTTCGACAAATGACAACCCCCAGAGTTCTTTGAGGGAAGCCAGAGGAGCTGGACTTGGGTGTGACCAAGACAAGTTTGTGGTAGCCTGCAAATTCCATTCTTTACCATCCCACTCTTAGCTTCCATGGAACTCATCTGAGAAAAGGAGCTATGGCTTCTAACAAAGTAGGAACTGGAGGAGAGCGTTTGTAGAAAGGCCTGGTCCAggtgtcccccccacccaccccccaaaaattacCTCAATCTGCTTCTTCAGCTGCTCAGATTCCTGCTTCAGCTGTTCTATTTCACCCATCTTGACAGGCTAGCTTGAGGCCTCCCTCCTGTGGTCACCTGGGTCCTGTGGGTAtcaaaagagagaggggagggaggcaaggagagagagagaaggaggttCAGAAAGGCCATCTCTTGGATCTCTCCCTTGGTCCATctagagagattcaggtgggtcgccgtgttgatctgaagcagcagaacaaagtgtgagtccaggggcaccttgaagaccaaccgagttttattttgggtagaagcttttgtgtatctgaggaagtgtgcttgtgcGTGAATGCTTAtgggccaggggtggccagactgggctctccagatgtccatggactagaattcccacaagcccctgccagcatgcgctgtGTGCCCATGTgctccatggtcatctggaaagCTGACTTTGCTGCCACGCATAACCAGACAACACGATCACTTGACCTAagaacatcacctacaccatttCAGGGTCAGCCGCTTGTTCCTCTTCTAACATTGCATTTGCCATTAAAAAGGTCAAAATTGCTTGGGGCTCAGAATGCAGATCGTTATGCGTTTGGGGGGCAGGGTTTCATCTCACATGACCAGGTGCTACAAGCACCCTAGGTAGTTTTGACCTTCTGGACCATTTCAGGGCATGAAAATGATGCGGAAGGGAGAATTGGAGATCCCTTTGGAACGTGGTTTGCGGTTGCAGTCTAAGTTAGGCACTGCACATGTGGGAATGGAGGAGAGAGGGCAACTCACGCAAGACTGCTACATTGGTGGGCATCGGTAGTTGCGATCGGTAGAGAAGTAGAAGAAGCCGACAACCAGGCTCcacagagttgcaaagaagtcACAACATTATTCCCAGATAATATTTTGCTAAAACGTGGACCGGTTAATAGTACATTTTCATGTACTTCCTCAGTGACAAAAAGAATATGAAATCTGCTTTAACACCTTCATAGGTTGACGCACTAAAGCTCAGTAGAAAATATCATAGATTTTCAGCAATTCTACGAAACTCGGAAGGTGACTCAGTCCCCCGCAGAAAAATTCTGACTACATATTGAACTTAAACTTTGCTGGCAATAAGTAATATTTTCTACTGAGACCTTTAGAGTGTCAACCTACGAAGGTGTTAAAACAGATTTCACATTCTTTTTGTCACTGAGGAAGTACATGAAAACGGGTTATTAACCGGTCCACGTTTTGGCAAAATATTATCAAGGGAAAAAGCCATTACTTCTTTGCAACTCTACAGAGCCCGGTTGTCGGCTT from Paroedura picta isolate Pp20150507F chromosome 7, Ppicta_v3.0, whole genome shotgun sequence includes these protein-coding regions:
- the GNB3 gene encoding guanine nucleotide-binding protein G(I)/G(S)/G(T) subunit beta-3 → MGEIEQLKQESEQLKKQIEEARKAVADTTFAQLCSGVDVIGRIQMRTRRTLRGHLAKIYACHWATDSKLLVSASQDGKLIVWDTYTTNKVHAIPLRSSWVMTCAYAPSGNFVACGGLDNVCSIYSLKSREGTVKVSRELSAHSGYLSCCRFLDDNTIVTSSGDTTCILWDIETGMQKTTFIGHTGDCMSLAVSPDCNLFISGACDATAKLWDIRDGACRQTLIGHESDINAINFFPNGDAICTGSDDATCRLFDIRADQQLLVYSHESIICGITSVSFSRSGRLLMAGYDDFNCNIWDTLKAERVGILSGHDNRVSCLGVTADGMAIATGSWDSFLKVWN